The genomic segment ATTCGTCAAAGGGAGACAGAGTCGGATTCGAATAATTCAAATGCACGACGAAACCGACAGACACCAAACCGTCCTCGAAATGATAGAGGAAGGAGCCACCGCCGGTGTCGTTGCTGAGCGGCCAACCAAAGGAATGCTGCACGAGACCCGGCTGATGTTTCGCCGGATCGATCTGCCATAGCTCCTTCAAGCCGATGCCATATTTCTGCGGCTCACGATCGGCGGAAAGTTCGAAACGCGCGATGGCCTGTTTGCTGAGCGACCCCCGCGCGCCTTCCGCCAACAAAGTATATTTGCCGCGCAATTCCATGCCGCGGGTGAAGCCGTCCTTGTGCTTGCCGTCGCGGGCAACGCCCATGTCACCGGTGGCGATGCCCCGCACGGCGCCGTTGTCGTCATAAAGCAGCTCGGCGGCAGCGAAGCCCGGATAGATTTCGACGCCGAGCGCCTCGGCGTGGGTGGCGAGATAGCGCGTCACATTGGCGAGCGAGCCGACGAAGTTGCCGTGATTGTTCATCAGGCGCGGCATCAGAATGTTCGGCAAGCGCACGCCGCCCGAGGGGCCGAGCAGATAGAAACGATCGGCACTGACCTGGGTGGTCAGCGGCCGCGCTTCGTCCTCGCGCCAGTCGGGCAGCAGCCGGTCGAGGCCGATCGGATCGATCACCGCGCCGGACAGGATATGGGCGCCGACCTCGGAGCCCTTTTCAACCACGACGACACTCGCTTCCGGCGCCACCTGTTTGAGGTGGATGGCCGCGGCCAAACCAGCCGGACCGCCGCCGACCACGACAACGTCGTAATCCATGCCCTCGCGTTCGGGCAGTTCGGCAGTATCGGTGTCAGCCATGGCTTTGTGATCCCGTTATTGTCCCCTGATGGTTCATACATAAACCACCCATTCCATACTAGAAGGATTATCGGTTCGGCGGGCTCAGGCAAAGCCGGGTTTTGGTCCGGCACCGGTCCGATTTTGGACCATCCCAAACGATTTTGCCGCTTTTCGCGATCTCCCCGGAAAACAGTACGGCCCCTCCCCACCGAATCGCGGGAAGAGGCCGGAAGAAGTGGCAGCCCCTGCCCGGCTTACGCCGTGCTGGCGGCGGCCTTGCCGAGCGCCGCCTGTGCCGCCGCGAGGCGGGCGATCGGCACGCGGTACGGCGAGCAGGAGACGTAGTCGAGGCCGACCTTTTCGCAGAACTGGATCGAAGCCGGATCGCCGCCGTGTTCGCCGCAGATGCCGAGCTTGATGCCGGGACGGGTCTTGTTGCCGCGCTCGGCCGCGATCTTCACCAGTTCGCCGACACCTTCCTGATCAAGGGTGACGAACGGATCAGCCGCCAGAATGCCCTTGGTCGTATAGGGACCAAGGAACGAAGCCGCATCGTCGCGCGAAATGCCCAGTGCGGTCTGCGTCAGATCGTTGGTGCCGAAGGAGAAGAATTCGGCGGTCTTGGCGATCTCACCGGCCAGCAAAGCGGCGCGCGGTAGTTCGATCATCGTGCCGACGATATAGGGCACTTTGACACCGGTTTCCTGCTCGACCGCGGCCGCCATCGCGTCGATGCGCGCCTTGGTCAGATCGAGTTCCGCCTTAGTCATCACCAGCGGCACCATGACTTCGGCGATCACCGGCTGGCCTGTCTTCTTGCTGGCTTCGACCGCGCCCTCGAAAATGGCGCGCGCCTGCATTTCAGCGATCTCGGGATAGGCAATGGCGATGCGCACGCCACGGAAGCCGAGCATCGGATTGAACTCATGCAGTTCGGCCGCGCGGCGCTTGAGTTTGTCGGCGCTGGTGTTCATCGCCTTCGCCACTTCGGCGATTTCCTCCTCCGTATGAGGCAGGAATTCGTGCAGCGGCGGATCGAGCAGACGGATCGTCACCGGCAGGCCAGACATGATCTCGAACAGTTCGGCAAAATCCTTGCGCTGCATCGGCAGCAGTTTGGCGAGCGCGGCGCGGCGGCCCTTTTCGTCGTCGGCGAGAATCATCTCGCGCACGGCGATGATGCGGTCGCCTTCAAAGAACATATGTTCGGTACGGCACAGACCAATGCCGTCAGCGCCGAAGTTGCGCGCCACGCGCGCATCAGCCGGCGTTTCGGCATTGGTGCGCACTTTCATGCGCCGCACCTTGTCGGCCCAGCTCATCAAAGTGGCGAATTCGCCGGAGAGCTCCGGCTCCAACATCGGCACCGCGCCATGCAACACCTGGCCGGTCGAGCCATCGATGGTGATGATGTCGCCCTTGCGCAAAGTCTTGCCGGAGGCAACCAACACGCCCTGATTGTAGTCGACACGAACGGAACCGGCGCCAGACACGCAGGGCTTGCCCATGCCGCGCGCCACCACGGCGGCGTGCGACGTCATGCCACCACGGGTGGTGAGAATGCCTTCGGCAGCGTGCATGCCGTGAATATCTTCCGGCGACGTCTCGACGCGCACCAGAATGACTTTGTGGCCAGCCGCTTTCAGGGTTTCGGCCTCATCCGAATTGAAGACGATCTCGCCCGAGGCAGCGCCTGGCGATGCCGGCAAGCCGGTCGCGAGAATATCGCGCTTGGCTTTCGGATCGATGGTCGGATGCAGCAATTGATCGAGCGCCGCCGGCTCGACTTTGCCGACCGCTTCGTTTTGGGTGATCAGACCTTCATTGGCCATTTCGACGGCGATGCGCAAAGCGGCTTTGGCGGTGCGTTTGCCGTTGCGCGTCTGCAGCATCCACAATTTGCCGCGTTCGACGGTGAACTCCATGTCCTGCATGTCGCGATAGTGCTTTTCGAGCAGCTGCGTGACGCGAACGAATGCATTGTAGCACTCCGGCAGCGCCGTCTCCATCGACGGCTTGTCGGAACCGGCGGCCTTGCGTGCCAGCTCGGTGATGTTCTGCGGCGTGCGAATGCCGGCGACCACGTCCTCGCCCTGGGCGTTGATCAGGAACTCGCCATAGAGTTCTCTCTCGCCGGTCGAGGGGTTGCGGGTGAAGGCAACGCCGGTGGCCGACGTATCGCCCATATTGCCGAAGACCATCGCCTGCACGGTGACGGCCGTGCCCCAACTCTCCGGAATCGAATTCAGGCGACGATAGGTGATGGCGCGCTGGTTCATCCATGAGGAGAACACCGCGCCGACCGCGCCCCACAATTGCTCGCGCGGATCCTGCGGGAACGGCTTGCCGCTCTCGCGCGCCACGACTTCCTTGTACTGGCCGACGAGAACACGCCAATCGGCCTCACCAAGATCCGTGTCGAGGGTGAAGCCCTTGCGGTCTTTATACTCGTCGAGCAGGTCCTCGAAATTGTGGTGATCGATATCGAGCACCACGTTCGAATACATCTGGATGAAACGGCGATAGGAATCCCAGGCGAAACGCGTGTCGCCGGCATTCTTGGCGATGGCATCGACGGTGGTGTCGTTGAGGCCGAGATTGAGCACGGTGTCCATCATGCCAGGCATCGAGGCGCGGGCGCCCGAGCGCACCGACACCAGGAGCGGATTGGCATTGTCGCCGAACGCGCGGTCGGCGATCTTGCCGACATGGGCGAGCGCATCCTCGACTGCCTGTTTCAGCTCAGCCGGATAGGTTTTGCCGTTGGCGTAGAACCAAGTGCACAATTCAGTGGTGATGGTGAAACCGGGAGGAACCGGCAGGCCCAGATTGGCCATTTCAGCGAGGTTAGCGCCCTTGCCGCCCAGGAGATTGCGCATCTCGCCGGCGCCTTCAGCCTTGCCGTCACCGAATGTGTAGACCCACTTGCTCATAGATTCTGGCCTCTTAGGAGCTCACCAAGGCCTTTGCCCCCATGCGGCGGCAGGGCCTATGCCGGGCAGATGTTTGACGCAAAGCAGCAAAATGCGCAATCGACCGGATGGCGGGCATCACCGGAATCGTGAATTTTCGTAAAAGGCTAGTAAATTTCGTGGGTTACGATTTATTGGACGAACCGGCCCGACTGAGAGCGCGGCGCAAGGTCACGCCAAAGCCGACCCAGGCCCAACCGCGCATGATCAACTCGACACCCAGCATGACGCCGAGCAGGACCAGATTCTCTCCTGGCCAACGGGTGACGATGAGCACGCCGATCAAAGCGGTGATGGCCGCCGAGAGCGGCATGACGGCGCTGCGGTGGGCGAGCGACAAAGCAAAATCGCAGCGCAGGCGCACGATCCCAGCCGCCAGAATACAAATACCGGCCAATCCCGATAGCCACGCGATCGACAGATAAGGCGCCGCGATAACGAAGATGCCGGCAGCGACATTCAGCGCCGCGGCGCGTGCCCAGGGCGTGGTGCGCGCATCGTCGCCGCGCGCATTATGCCCGATGCCAAGTTCAAATACGCCGCCCACCACCATCAAGAGGCCGACCGGAATGAGAGAAACCACCCGCGACTGGGTGATGATCGCCACCACGGCGACGCCCAACAGGACCAGGATGAAGCCAATGACCGTCAGCGCCCGCGCACGCGGCGCGAGGCGCGCCACTGCGGTTAGGAGATAAGCACGGAAGGCATCGCGCTCCGCAGCATCGGTGGTGGACTTGTCAGTCACCGGCGCGGCTCCGCAATTTTTGCCGCGTATTTCCTGCAGCGTATTTCCTCATGGTCCTCCCGGCCGCCGAAAGCTGCGTATCAGGCCGCAGCGGCGATCACGCTCCCATAGGCGCTGGACGCGATCCTGTCCACGACCGCGCGTCTTTTTATGACCGGAAAATCGGCCGGTTGCGGCTCAGCACAACCCCAGGACGAGGCTCGGTTTGCGATCGCCATTTGCCGCGACGCGATCTGGCGAGAGTTCTGCCGGCAGCCGCTTGTTCTTCAGATGGGCGACAAAATAGTGGCTCGCATCCTGCGTGAGCCGCGCCTTGATCAGATCGCGCCCAGCGGATGTCTCGACGGTCGCGATCTGGGCCGGCATAACAAAACCATAGGGCCCGCCCGGCTCGGCGCCGCGCTCCAGCCAATAGGCATCGTAATCGCTGGTGCGACGCTCGATGACATGCTGGGCATTGTTGATGGCGTGAATGGTTTCAATATCAAAGGCCGTGGCGAGGCTGCGCACCGCCAAAAGCAGCGCATCCTTGGGGCGCAGGCCGTGCAAATCCCTGGTCGCCGCGACGACGGCCCGCTTGCCATCCTTGCTGCCCTGTAAGCCGCCGATCGCGACCATCGGCTTGCCGTCGATTTCGCCCAGAAGCAGCGCGATCTTACCCAGCAGCAGACCGTCGGCCCGCTCCAGCACCAGGCCAAGTTCGCCCTCGCGGGTCATGGCCAGACGCGTGGTGTTGCAAATGTTCAGGCGATAACTCTCGCGTTTGCCCTGCAAGGTCACGATCGTCTGCGGCTGAAAGGAACAGGCGGCCCTGACCAGCCGCTCATCGGCCAGATCGGCCAAGAGCCGATAGTGCGCCAGCATAAGCTTGACCCGATGGCGCGGCGTCAGACCGTTCAGGCCGTAATTGCGCAGGGGCTTGTTGAGCACGCGGGTCGGCGGCAGCGTATCGGCATAACGGTGGAAATAACGGCAGATAAAGGCGCTCCACAGCAAAGCCGAACGGGGGGCCAGGGGGGCGCGAAGCAGCCACATCCGCTCGGCCTTGGTAAATTGACCAGCAAACAGCGCACGGAAATGCGTGGCAATGTCCGCCACGGTCAAACTCAGATTCAACGACTGACTAGACGACACAACGAAGCCCCTCATCCCCGCACCGACAGACCACAGCGCAGCCCGACATCACAATGCCGTGATTGACTGACAACTAACTGACAGATTTGAAGAATTCCTATCTCTATCAAGTTCAGAATTCCTTAACCAAGACCCGGAGACGGGTGCTCCCGCCCAATTCAACCGGCACCCGACGCACCTGTGCGCGGACAATGGCCTGCGTTGCATTACAGGAACCTTACAGAACCGTAATGTTGCTTCAGATTTGGCTCCGCAGCCTGAGGCAGGGCCGGATCGCCAGCAGTTTCGCGACCTTCCTGAGGGGAAGGAGGCCTAAACGGCGCGAAACCGCCATGTCCTTGACATCCCGGCCCTTAGGCAACATGGCGGATGGCGTGGGTTGGCGAACTGGTGTAAGCCGGCGCTAGGCGACACCACCTTGGCCTTATTTGTCGAGATATCCGGGTCCGCAGTGACAAAAACTTCGAAAACGCCGCTTCTCGACCGGGTTCCGACCCCCGACAAGTTGCGGGAACTTTCCCCTGGCGACCTGCCGCAACTGGCGGACGAATTACGCCAGGAGACGATCGACGCGGTTTCCGTGACCGGCGGCCATCTTGGCGCCGGACTGGGCGTTGTTGAGCTGACCGTCGCCCTGCACTATGTCTTCAACACGCCGGCGGACCGGCTGATCTGGGACGTCGGCCATCAGGCCTATCCACACAAGATTCTCACCGGCCGGCGCGACCGGATCCGGACACTGCGCCAGGCTGGCGGCCTGTCGGGCTTCACCCGCCGCGCCGAAAGCCCTTACGACCCCTTCGGCGCCGCCCATTCCTCGACGTCGATTTCGGCGGGCCTTGGCATGGCGGTGGCGCGCGATCTGTCCGAAGGCACCAACAACGTCGTCTGCGTCATCGGCGACGGCGCCCTGTCGGCCGGCATGGTCTACGAGGCGATGAACAACGCCGGCCATCTGCATTCGCGCCTGGTCGTCATTCTCAACGACAACGACATGTCGATCGCGCCGCCGACCGGCGCCATGTCTGCCTATCTGGCGCGTCTGGTCTCAGGCGGCGCCTATCGCAGCATCCGCGAAGCGGCCAAGCAGCTCGCCACGCACCTGCCGAACTTCCTCTACAAAAAGGCCAAGAAGGCGGAAGCCTTCTCGCGCGGCTATT from the Beijerinckia sp. 28-YEA-48 genome contains:
- a CDS encoding electron transfer flavoprotein-ubiquinone oxidoreductase; this translates as MADTDTAELPEREGMDYDVVVVGGGPAGLAAAIHLKQVAPEASVVVVEKGSEVGAHILSGAVIDPIGLDRLLPDWREDEARPLTTQVSADRFYLLGPSGGVRLPNILMPRLMNNHGNFVGSLANVTRYLATHAEALGVEIYPGFAAAELLYDDNGAVRGIATGDMGVARDGKHKDGFTRGMELRGKYTLLAEGARGSLSKQAIARFELSADREPQKYGIGLKELWQIDPAKHQPGLVQHSFGWPLSNDTGGGSFLYHFEDGLVSVGFVVHLNYSNPTLSPFDEFQRFKTHPMIAPTFEGGKRIAYGARAITEGGYQSVPKLCFPGGALVGCAAGFVNVPRIKGSHNAILSGMLAAEHVAKALAAGRSHDELLGYEEAWRASDIGRDLYKVRNVKPLWSKLGTMIGIGLGGIDMWINQLFGFSPLGTLKHGKPDFATLKPLSQVKPIVYPRPDGKISFDKLSSVFLSSTNHEEDQPVHLKLADPSIPIRENLPEYGEPARLYCPAGVYEVLYADDVKKTDPRFVINAQNCVHCKTCDIKDPAQNINWVVPEGGGGPNYPNM
- the ppdK gene encoding pyruvate, phosphate dikinase, translated to MSKWVYTFGDGKAEGAGEMRNLLGGKGANLAEMANLGLPVPPGFTITTELCTWFYANGKTYPAELKQAVEDALAHVGKIADRAFGDNANPLLVSVRSGARASMPGMMDTVLNLGLNDTTVDAIAKNAGDTRFAWDSYRRFIQMYSNVVLDIDHHNFEDLLDEYKDRKGFTLDTDLGEADWRVLVGQYKEVVARESGKPFPQDPREQLWGAVGAVFSSWMNQRAITYRRLNSIPESWGTAVTVQAMVFGNMGDTSATGVAFTRNPSTGERELYGEFLINAQGEDVVAGIRTPQNITELARKAAGSDKPSMETALPECYNAFVRVTQLLEKHYRDMQDMEFTVERGKLWMLQTRNGKRTAKAALRIAVEMANEGLITQNEAVGKVEPAALDQLLHPTIDPKAKRDILATGLPASPGAASGEIVFNSDEAETLKAAGHKVILVRVETSPEDIHGMHAAEGILTTRGGMTSHAAVVARGMGKPCVSGAGSVRVDYNQGVLVASGKTLRKGDIITIDGSTGQVLHGAVPMLEPELSGEFATLMSWADKVRRMKVRTNAETPADARVARNFGADGIGLCRTEHMFFEGDRIIAVREMILADDEKGRRAALAKLLPMQRKDFAELFEIMSGLPVTIRLLDPPLHEFLPHTEEEIAEVAKAMNTSADKLKRRAAELHEFNPMLGFRGVRIAIAYPEIAEMQARAIFEGAVEASKKTGQPVIAEVMVPLVMTKAELDLTKARIDAMAAAVEQETGVKVPYIVGTMIELPRAALLAGEIAKTAEFFSFGTNDLTQTALGISRDDAASFLGPYTTKGILAADPFVTLDQEGVGELVKIAAERGNKTRPGIKLGICGEHGGDPASIQFCEKVGLDYVSCSPYRVPIARLAAAQAALGKAAASTA
- a CDS encoding DUF308 domain-containing protein yields the protein MTDKSTTDAAERDAFRAYLLTAVARLAPRARALTVIGFILVLLGVAVVAIITQSRVVSLIPVGLLMVVGGVFELGIGHNARGDDARTTPWARAAALNVAAGIFVIAAPYLSIAWLSGLAGICILAAGIVRLRCDFALSLAHRSAVMPLSAAITALIGVLIVTRWPGENLVLLGVMLGVELIMRGWAWVGFGVTLRRALSRAGSSNKS
- a CDS encoding DUF535 family protein, which translates into the protein MADIATHFRALFAGQFTKAERMWLLRAPLAPRSALLWSAFICRYFHRYADTLPPTRVLNKPLRNYGLNGLTPRHRVKLMLAHYRLLADLADERLVRAACSFQPQTIVTLQGKRESYRLNICNTTRLAMTREGELGLVLERADGLLLGKIALLLGEIDGKPMVAIGGLQGSKDGKRAVVAATRDLHGLRPKDALLLAVRSLATAFDIETIHAINNAQHVIERRTSDYDAYWLERGAEPGGPYGFVMPAQIATVETSAGRDLIKARLTQDASHYFVAHLKNKRLPAELSPDRVAANGDRKPSLVLGLC